Proteins from a single region of Tepidimicrobium xylanilyticum:
- a CDS encoding class I SAM-dependent methyltransferase, which translates to MDWNIIQLQVENIYNKLNISFTPFFLEAVQLFNKKGCRKVLDIGCSYGKHSIYLAENDFSVTSIDTNVQALEWLKEYIEKKYINNITVMRADMNHLPFEDSCFDAVICTSVLHHQCLKQIQNSISEIQRVLKQGGYFLFDILSIEDDSYGVGQEIEPNTFVGSREGEEDVPHHYTDIEELNKLLKDFSEMKIQKNQYHIVIDSENEIISRVFDVLAY; encoded by the coding sequence ATGGATTGGAATATTATCCAATTACAGGTTGAAAACATATATAATAAATTGAACATTAGCTTTACGCCTTTTTTTCTTGAGGCAGTTCAATTATTTAATAAAAAAGGATGTAGAAAAGTGCTAGATATTGGATGTAGCTATGGGAAACATAGCATTTATCTTGCAGAAAATGATTTTAGTGTAACTTCAATTGATACTAATGTACAAGCATTAGAATGGCTAAAGGAATATATAGAAAAGAAATATATAAATAATATTACTGTAATGAGAGCAGATATGAACCATCTCCCATTTGAAGATAGTTGCTTTGATGCAGTTATTTGTACATCTGTACTCCATCATCAGTGTCTGAAACAGATACAAAACAGCATTTCTGAAATTCAGAGGGTTTTGAAACAGGGAGGATACTTTTTATTTGATATTTTGTCAATAGAGGATGATTCCTATGGAGTAGGACAAGAGATAGAACCAAATACTTTCGTAGGTTCAAGAGAAGGAGAAGAGGATGTACCTCATCATTATACTGATATTGAAGAGTTAAATAAGCTATTAAAAGATTTTTCAGAAATGAAAATTCAAAAAAACCAATATCATATTGTCATTGATTCGGAAAATGAGATTATAAGTAGAGTATTTGATGTTTTGGCTTATTAG
- a CDS encoding SH3 domain-containing protein, translating into MNYVVIREHKSNYPNPITLEKDERVLVGKKYEGKEGWDNWRYCYKLDKSQEGWVPEQLIILSGKYGIIKENYTAKELTIKAGETLKGIKELNGWVWCRDKEGREGWIPKLNLKALEK; encoded by the coding sequence ATGAATTATGTAGTAATCAGAGAACATAAAAGTAATTATCCAAATCCAATTACTTTAGAGAAAGATGAGAGAGTATTAGTTGGAAAAAAATATGAGGGGAAAGAAGGTTGGGACAATTGGAGGTATTGTTATAAGCTGGACAAGTCACAAGAGGGGTGGGTACCTGAACAATTAATAATTTTATCTGGTAAGTATGGGATTATAAAAGAAAATTATACTGCTAAAGAGTTAACCATAAAAGCAGGGGAAACATTAAAGGGAATTAAAGAATTAAATGGATGGGTATGGTGCAGAGATAAAGAAGGTAGAGAAGGCTGGATTCCAAAGTTGAATCTAAAAGCTTTAGAGAAATAA
- a CDS encoding GNAT family N-acetyltransferase, which translates to MQIIEVNRNNAEILFHYWNKIGESIPYFYNTTYESFVESLFDDTFEGMTIFKYNKVFISKEDDNVGGVIQYGIPTFHFTEVGKITENVNIGVIRNLYFDKSRNDIGQALLDLSLEFFKENNVEDIYAFYHAMGMSCNGNHGKLHENYSYVGELLCENGFRIEHENIYYVCDMSKKKIQQLDNSRVKVSDIDDNRQKFVLYDENNIALGSAEIRYIDKLTGNKERNTIYLVWIGIDKKVKGKGLGTEFLNHIIDFCKGKGYRYLHTDTAINNETAQRFYIRNGFVNKGVTRSYFTK; encoded by the coding sequence ATGCAGATTATTGAAGTTAACAGAAATAATGCAGAAATACTATTTCATTATTGGAATAAAATTGGAGAAAGCATACCTTATTTTTATAATACAACATATGAATCATTTGTAGAATCGTTATTTGACGATACCTTTGAAGGAATGACTATTTTTAAATATAATAAAGTTTTCATTTCAAAAGAAGATGATAATGTTGGAGGGGTTATACAATATGGAATACCTACATTTCATTTTACTGAAGTAGGGAAGATAACAGAAAATGTTAATATAGGAGTTATACGCAACTTATATTTTGATAAATCAAGAAATGATATTGGTCAAGCATTACTTGACTTATCGCTGGAATTTTTTAAAGAGAATAATGTTGAAGATATATATGCATTTTATCATGCAATGGGCATGAGCTGTAATGGAAACCATGGTAAATTACATGAAAATTATAGTTATGTTGGAGAGCTGTTATGTGAAAATGGATTTAGAATTGAACATGAAAATATTTATTATGTATGTGATATGAGTAAAAAGAAAATCCAACAACTAGATAACAGCCGTGTTAAGGTATCAGATATAGATGATAATAGGCAGAAGTTTGTACTATATGATGAAAACAATATAGCATTAGGAAGTGCAGAAATAAGATACATAGATAAACTAACAGGAAATAAGGAGAGGAATACTATTTATTTGGTTTGGATTGGCATTGATAAGAAGGTAAAAGGGAAAGGCCTGGGAACAGAATTCCTAAACCATATAATTGATTTTTGTAAAGGAAAAGGATATAGATACTTGCATACAGATACTGCCATAAATAATGAAACAGCTCAAAGGTTCTATATCAGAAATGGATTCGTGAATAAAGGTGTAACAAGAAGTTATTTCACAAAATAA
- a CDS encoding DUF3795 domain-containing protein — MCGCICSDCRIYGLHCQGCYAIEGKACWLDEVGLAICDFYECSVIEKGLTHCGECTEIPCQKFWQNKNPKWTDEEHRRIVEERVVLLKGLVQSKI, encoded by the coding sequence GTGTGCGGATGTATTTGTAGTGATTGTAGGATTTACGGATTACACTGCCAAGGATGTTATGCTATAGAAGGAAAAGCATGTTGGCTGGATGAAGTAGGACTAGCTATCTGTGACTTTTATGAATGTAGTGTCATTGAAAAAGGACTAACTCACTGCGGTGAATGTACAGAGATCCCATGCCAAAAGTTTTGGCAAAATAAAAACCCTAAATGGACCGATGAAGAACATAGGAGAATAGTAGAAGAGAGGGTTGTTTTGCTAAAAGGATTAGTACAGAGTAAAATTTAG
- a CDS encoding DUF3788 domain-containing protein, giving the protein MYELVEFIESHYDFEPVWDNGGKYGTWELKYRRSGRTLCALYAKEETFTALVIFGRAEREKFESNLEKFSSHIVEIYDNTRQYHDGKWLWINVSDMDLIEDIKRLIVIKKKPKKE; this is encoded by the coding sequence ATGTATGAACTTGTTGAGTTCATAGAATCACATTATGATTTTGAACCTGTATGGGATAATGGTGGAAAGTATGGGACATGGGAATTAAAGTATCGTAGAAGTGGTAGAACCTTATGTGCTCTTTATGCAAAAGAGGAGACATTTACAGCCCTTGTTATATTTGGGAGAGCAGAAAGGGAGAAATTTGAATCAAACTTAGAGAAATTTTCATCTCATATAGTTGAAATCTATGATAATACTCGTCAGTATCATGATGGAAAATGGTTATGGATTAATGTTTCTGATATGGACTTAATTGAAGATATAAAAAGATTGATAGTAATCAAGAAGAAACCCAAAAAGGAGTGA
- a CDS encoding DUF3795 domain-containing protein: protein MKKVTMCGYRCDLCKAFASNIKINDEREKLSDIWNKYYDLDIPTEKIFCDGCRCSKNNAKRIDMNCPVRECVINKCIDHCGECNDFPCATFNERKGLSFQEAKEKLGPNFCIDEYNNYLLAYDNLTRLGLSMSKEK, encoded by the coding sequence ATGAAGAAAGTAACAATGTGTGGATATAGGTGTGATTTATGTAAAGCTTTTGCTTCTAATATAAAAATAAATGATGAGAGAGAAAAATTAAGTGATATATGGAATAAATATTATGATCTTGATATACCAACAGAGAAAATATTCTGTGATGGATGTAGATGCTCTAAAAACAATGCAAAGCGTATAGATATGAATTGTCCAGTTCGTGAGTGTGTAATTAATAAATGCATTGACCATTGTGGGGAATGCAACGATTTTCCTTGTGCAACTTTTAATGAAAGAAAAGGACTTTCGTTTCAAGAAGCAAAAGAAAAGCTTGGACCTAACTTTTGTATAGACGAATACAATAATTATCTATTAGCTTATGATAATCTAACAAGACTAGGGTTAAGCATGTCAAAAGAGAAATAA
- a CDS encoding class I SAM-dependent methyltransferase yields the protein MGGVPGRYSIYLAEKGHKVTLLDLSRRNIEVAKEKSAERGILLEDYVHGNALELEEYEPEKYDVILLMGPLYQLIDEKDRKAAIEGALRLLKPNGIIFASFISNYAPIQDYLKDLYPKIRPRQKSHGNQ from the coding sequence ATAGGAGGAGTACCAGGCAGGTATTCTATTTACTTGGCAGAAAAGGGGCATAAGGTAACATTACTTGATTTATCAAGGCGTAATATTGAGGTTGCAAAGGAAAAATCAGCAGAAAGGGGTATTTTATTAGAAGATTATGTACATGGAAATGCACTGGAACTAGAGGAATATGAACCTGAAAAGTATGATGTTATTTTATTGATGGGACCACTATATCAGTTAATAGATGAAAAAGACAGAAAAGCTGCTATTGAGGGAGCTTTAAGGCTACTAAAGCCAAATGGTATTATATTTGCTTCTTTTATATCCAACTATGCACCTATACAGGATTATTTAAAAGATCTATATCCAAAGATTAGGCCAAGACAAAAATCTCATGGGAACCAGTGA
- a CDS encoding nucleotidyltransferase domain-containing protein: MRQIEAVGVISEAIKNDSGVRAIFLKGSMARNDLDDYSDVDFYCIVKDDELEDFLKRQLNYLKQYRPLIYWSEVNFVGPQIVAVFDNGLHFDFYTVTLETLQKTDEIKIIYDPNKLLSDYKAENLTISEDDFINIFDGFTFTLLEFEAAYCRNDLIWASRLASHLSGDLAIILRYLYDKNNAKLGFKRLYKSLDSDLHEKILSAMDLLGPSFLPKGVVQLVEIADEVIEKLPEEISSKINRTFFNYMSNKIKGLK, from the coding sequence ATGAGACAAATAGAGGCAGTTGGTGTAATTAGTGAAGCAATAAAAAATGACAGTGGTGTTAGAGCAATATTTCTTAAAGGGTCAATGGCCAGAAATGATTTAGATGATTATTCTGATGTGGATTTTTATTGTATTGTAAAAGATGATGAGTTGGAAGACTTTTTAAAGAGACAATTAAATTATTTAAAGCAATATAGACCCTTAATCTATTGGTCTGAAGTAAATTTCGTCGGGCCACAAATAGTAGCGGTCTTTGACAATGGGCTACATTTTGATTTTTACACAGTTACACTGGAAACATTACAAAAAACTGATGAAATAAAAATAATTTATGATCCAAATAAATTGCTTTCAGATTATAAAGCTGAAAACCTGACTATAAGTGAAGATGATTTTATAAATATATTTGACGGATTTACCTTTACTTTACTGGAATTTGAGGCAGCATATTGTAGAAATGATTTAATATGGGCTTCAAGATTGGCTAGTCACTTAAGTGGAGATCTAGCCATTATTTTGAGATACTTATATGACAAAAACAATGCAAAGCTAGGGTTTAAAAGGCTTTATAAAAGTTTAGACAGTGACTTGCATGAAAAAATATTATCAGCCATGGACCTGTTAGGACCATCTTTTTTGCCTAAAGGGGTTGTGCAATTAGTTGAAATAGCAGATGAAGTAATTGAAAAGCTACCAGAGGAAATATCAAGCAAAATAAACAGGACATTTTTTAATTACATGTCCAATAAGATTAAAGGATTAAAGTGA
- a CDS encoding NUDIX hydrolase — translation MTWPTHIVAAGGYVFDKKGNILIVKTYNRGWDCPGGQIEIGENIEEGLLREIYEESGVIASVKSLVGIYSNVGQYLYYDGVTPVPTKVMFDFICDYVSGELKASNETSEVIWISKDKVLEYIKAPASFFRLQNVLNFNGQIKYCSYITKPEFKVLYSRFV, via the coding sequence ATGACTTGGCCAACACATATTGTTGCTGCTGGAGGCTATGTTTTTGACAAGAAAGGAAATATTCTTATCGTTAAAACTTATAATAGAGGCTGGGATTGTCCTGGAGGACAAATTGAAATTGGTGAAAATATAGAAGAAGGACTTTTGCGAGAAATATATGAGGAAAGTGGTGTTATAGCATCAGTAAAATCCTTGGTAGGTATATACTCTAATGTAGGACAATATCTATACTATGATGGTGTTACACCAGTTCCAACAAAGGTTATGTTTGATTTTATTTGTGATTATGTTAGTGGAGAGCTAAAGGCTTCTAATGAAACCAGTGAGGTAATTTGGATTTCTAAAGATAAAGTATTGGAATATATTAAAGCTCCCGCAAGTTTTTTTAGATTGCAAAATGTACTTAATTTTAATGGTCAAATTAAGTATTGTTCCTATATTACGAAGCCTGAATTTAAAGTGTTGTATTCAAGATTTGTATAA
- a CDS encoding M48 family metallopeptidase yields MDLWEKCYISKYPELEIKCKEDYSLNGYDWKQIAKEMVFNRTKEDFSKMVLAHEGILQVVDSLNIRMCKVFNFNLEVTIVLYCGLCNSAGWVDTYDNKRAILFGIDKIARLNWHTIEKLESLVAHELCHVIHFHIRGEDKLPSSIDSNIFNEGIWYLYEEGFAQFFQYKLLDKEVDTRGKEWFDICRANERQLKNLYLKALFDEEKGTQDFLGAGLKY; encoded by the coding sequence ATGGATTTATGGGAAAAATGCTATATATCAAAATATCCAGAACTAGAAATAAAGTGCAAAGAAGACTATAGCTTAAATGGTTATGACTGGAAACAAATTGCAAAGGAAATGGTCTTTAATAGAACTAAAGAAGATTTTAGTAAAATGGTCCTTGCCCATGAAGGTATTCTACAAGTCGTAGATAGCTTAAATATAAGAATGTGCAAAGTATTTAATTTTAATCTAGAAGTAACTATAGTTCTATATTGTGGATTATGTAATAGTGCAGGATGGGTAGATACTTACGATAATAAAAGAGCAATACTTTTTGGAATAGACAAGATTGCAAGACTTAATTGGCATACAATAGAAAAGTTAGAATCACTTGTAGCCCATGAACTGTGTCATGTAATTCACTTTCATATAAGAGGAGAAGATAAATTACCCAGCAGTATTGATAGTAATATCTTTAATGAAGGTATCTGGTATTTATATGAAGAAGGATTTGCTCAGTTTTTCCAATACAAGTTGCTGGATAAGGAAGTTGATACAAGAGGTAAAGAGTGGTTTGATATATGTAGAGCTAATGAAAGACAGTTGAAAAATCTATATTTAAAGGCATTATTTGATGAAGAAAAAGGAACACAGGATTTTTTGGGGGCTGGTTTAAAGTACTAG
- a CDS encoding response regulator transcription factor has protein sequence MYKILIVEDDKTLCNNIKEGISKWSFNGVAVEDFEDILQEFAKHNPHLVIMDINLPYYDGFYWCRKIREISKVPIIFLSSRDSNMDIVMAVNMGGDDYVTKPFSMDILLAKMQALIRRTYSYGQGDGQIIECEGAILNINDGTLTYNGENIELTKNEFKILQLLMRNKGKIVSRDKIMRVLWESEYFISENTLTVNVNRLRNKLENIGLKDFIVTKKSQGYMIP, from the coding sequence ATGTACAAGATACTTATAGTAGAAGATGATAAAACCCTTTGCAATAATATAAAAGAAGGCATTTCCAAGTGGAGCTTTAACGGAGTAGCTGTTGAGGATTTTGAAGATATATTACAGGAATTTGCAAAACACAATCCCCATTTAGTTATTATGGATATAAACTTACCATACTATGATGGATTTTACTGGTGTAGAAAGATTAGGGAAATATCAAAGGTTCCAATTATATTTCTGTCTTCAAGGGATAGCAATATGGATATAGTAATGGCAGTTAACATGGGTGGAGATGATTATGTGACTAAGCCATTTTCCATGGATATACTATTGGCAAAGATGCAGGCACTTATTAGAAGAACCTACTCCTATGGACAAGGTGACGGGCAGATAATTGAATGTGAAGGAGCCATTCTAAATATTAATGATGGAACCCTTACCTATAATGGAGAAAATATAGAACTTACTAAAAATGAATTTAAAATACTTCAGCTGCTTATGAGAAACAAAGGAAAGATTGTGTCTAGAGATAAGATTATGAGAGTCCTTTGGGAAAGCGAATACTTCATTAGTGAAAATACTTTAACAGTAAATGTGAACAGGCTTAGGAATAAATTAGAGAATATAGGCTTAAAGGATTTTATAGTAACAAAAAAATCTCAAGGATATATGATACCATGA
- a CDS encoding sensor histidine kinase yields MSIFKYLKDSYKPILYFFLLILIMNLILISSVDLNKSLLDIFYLNLIFFFISLVFLAIGYAKWRSTYGELKRAIELGEDIDSFAPNGNRLEQILIREIIGLKNREKLRETEELKENLEEINDYITKWVHEVKIPLSVCELMVDKLEEEELYDLSKELRQETERINFLVNQVLHMSRASNYSQDFIVEEVNLSSLVKNVIKNNMNLFISKKIELGIDNLDFNIFTDRKWAYYVIEQIINNACKYVDSHGKVEIHGEETDESVILTIWDNGMGIPEKDIGRIFDRGFTGENGRKTSKSTGMGLYICKKIADQLNFSIEVSSQVSKYTEFKIIFYKLSDYLRVTKM; encoded by the coding sequence ATGAGCATATTTAAATATTTGAAGGACTCATACAAGCCTATTCTCTATTTTTTCCTACTGATTCTCATAATGAACTTAATATTGATAAGCAGCGTTGATTTAAACAAATCATTGTTAGATATTTTCTATTTGAATTTGATATTTTTCTTTATTTCCCTAGTGTTTTTAGCCATAGGTTATGCAAAGTGGCGAAGTACATATGGGGAATTAAAAAGGGCTATAGAACTTGGAGAAGATATAGATAGCTTTGCCCCAAACGGAAATAGATTGGAACAAATACTAATAAGGGAGATTATTGGCTTAAAGAATAGGGAAAAGCTAAGGGAGACAGAGGAACTAAAAGAGAATCTAGAAGAAATAAATGATTATATTACAAAATGGGTTCACGAAGTTAAAATACCTCTATCAGTCTGTGAGCTTATGGTTGATAAGTTAGAGGAAGAAGAGTTGTATGATTTATCCAAGGAATTAAGGCAGGAAACAGAAAGGATAAATTTCCTTGTGAATCAGGTACTCCATATGAGCAGGGCCTCAAATTATAGTCAGGATTTTATAGTGGAAGAAGTAAATTTAAGCAGTCTAGTTAAAAATGTAATAAAAAACAATATGAATTTATTTATATCTAAAAAAATAGAACTAGGAATAGATAATCTGGATTTCAATATATTTACTGATAGAAAGTGGGCTTATTATGTAATAGAGCAGATAATCAATAATGCCTGTAAATACGTAGATAGCCATGGAAAAGTTGAAATACATGGAGAGGAAACTGATGAAAGCGTAATACTTACTATATGGGACAATGGAATGGGTATACCTGAAAAGGATATAGGCAGGATTTTTGACAGAGGATTTACAGGAGAAAATGGTAGAAAGACAAGCAAGTCTACAGGCATGGGACTTTATATTTGTAAAAAGATTGCAGACCAATTGAACTTTAGTATTGAAGTATCCTCTCAAGTGTCAAAATACACTGAATTCAAAATAATTTTTTACAAGCTATCAGATTATTTAAGAGTGACAAAAATGTAA
- a CDS encoding ABC transporter ATP-binding protein translates to MEIVIETRNLRKEYGSKGIVFAAIDGIDLKVYKGEFLGIMGPSGAGKTTLLNVLSTIDRPTSGNIYYKGKDILTMKNRELSIFRRNNIGFLFQDFNLLDNMSIQDNIALPLALSKVGINEIKEKVEKLSSFFGLKDQLKKYPYQLSGGQKQRVAAARAIITSPSIVFADEPTGALDSKSSQDLLHCLLRMNEELNTTIIMVTHDAFAASYCKRILYLKDGKIHGRLDKDSSRKEFFRRIIDFAGSMGGGVGELL, encoded by the coding sequence ATGGAAATAGTAATTGAAACAAGGAACTTAAGGAAGGAATATGGCTCAAAGGGAATTGTCTTTGCAGCTATAGATGGTATTGACCTAAAGGTATACAAGGGAGAATTCCTAGGAATAATGGGTCCATCGGGAGCAGGTAAGACTACCTTATTAAATGTTCTATCTACAATTGATAGGCCTACTTCAGGAAATATATATTATAAAGGTAAGGACATTTTAACTATGAAAAATAGGGAACTTTCGATATTCAGACGAAATAATATTGGATTTCTATTTCAAGACTTTAATCTTTTAGATAACATGTCCATTCAAGATAACATAGCATTACCCTTAGCCCTTTCAAAGGTGGGTATAAATGAAATAAAAGAGAAGGTGGAAAAGTTAAGCAGCTTTTTTGGGTTAAAGGATCAATTGAAGAAATATCCTTATCAATTGTCAGGAGGACAAAAGCAAAGAGTAGCAGCAGCTAGAGCCATTATTACATCGCCATCTATAGTTTTTGCTGATGAACCTACTGGAGCATTGGACTCCAAGTCTTCACAAGACCTGTTACATTGCCTTTTGAGGATGAACGAGGAATTAAATACAACTATTATAATGGTTACCCACGATGCCTTTGCAGCCAGTTATTGCAAGAGAATTCTATATTTAAAGGATGGAAAAATCCATGGAAGACTGGATAAGGATTCTAGCAGAAAAGAGTTTTTCAGGAGGATTATTGACTTTGCTGGTTCCATGGGAGGTGGCGTAGGTGAGCTCCTTTAA
- a CDS encoding FtsX-like permease family protein produces MSSFKLTIMSFRRNIKTYGMYLMAMIFSVATYYNFVSMRYNPQFQETKDLTIYVQSSSVTASLLMILFLVFFIMYSSNFFLNQRKKEIGVYAFMGIDNYKIAFIFASEGLLLGIMSLVIGLLLGTLFSKLFLMLLAKAALLKMRIDFFISKKALIETIIVYSVILFIAFLKGYINIIRTNLIDLMNTLKKAEELPKVNYLKGFASLIIIGVAYYIAVNYGKLGFGNALLWTVILVIIGTYWLFGSFLSMVIRYFIKRKKFLYKGTNIISFSNIAFRIKDNYRTFAAVAVLITTCITSFGTVSSLRYYVDENHKIEVPYTVTYISSNKEEIDRVDEIIENSHHNVELREKANFLFVPDSKIVVVKLSTFQRILTDLNVKDRDRIISKIGLLEEEVAYIERPGVFMNILEKKDIKVGDKAYKIKARTKVPLFGSGVPFPCVIVNDEEYAVLKLKFEEKQFNGIILDNPENTKDLTFKLAEILPEESGLYTYFMAGVTFYDLVGIVYFLGAFLFLVFVFATGSIIYFKILSESFRDKGKYEILKKIGTTDFEINESVSKQVGMFFLLPLIVGIIHSIVAISVLSDLMKYSLTIPTVISIMVFIIVYGIFYIFTRRKYVNVVGGQA; encoded by the coding sequence GTGAGCTCCTTTAAACTAACCATTATGAGTTTTAGAAGGAATATAAAGACCTATGGTATGTATCTAATGGCAATGATTTTTTCAGTAGCCACTTATTATAATTTTGTATCTATGAGATACAACCCTCAATTCCAAGAGACAAAGGATTTAACTATATATGTACAGAGTTCATCAGTGACTGCATCCTTGCTTATGATACTGTTCCTAGTATTCTTCATTATGTACTCTAGCAACTTCTTTCTAAATCAAAGGAAAAAGGAAATAGGTGTATATGCCTTCATGGGAATTGACAACTATAAAATTGCCTTTATATTTGCATCGGAAGGATTACTATTAGGGATAATGTCCTTGGTTATTGGTCTGTTACTTGGAACCTTGTTCAGCAAGTTGTTTCTTATGTTGCTTGCAAAGGCAGCCCTTCTAAAAATGAGAATTGACTTCTTCATATCGAAAAAAGCTCTTATAGAGACAATAATTGTATATTCAGTTATTCTGTTCATAGCCTTCCTAAAGGGATATATAAACATTATCAGAACAAATTTGATTGATTTGATGAATACATTGAAGAAGGCAGAAGAGCTTCCAAAAGTCAATTATTTAAAAGGTTTTGCCTCATTAATCATCATAGGTGTTGCATACTATATTGCAGTAAATTATGGTAAACTTGGCTTTGGCAATGCTCTCTTATGGACAGTAATTCTGGTAATTATAGGCACCTATTGGCTATTTGGTTCTTTTTTATCTATGGTTATTAGGTACTTCATAAAAAGAAAAAAATTTCTATATAAAGGTACAAATATTATAAGCTTTTCAAACATAGCCTTTAGAATTAAGGACAACTATAGAACCTTTGCAGCTGTAGCTGTGTTGATAACTACCTGTATAACCTCCTTTGGTACAGTAAGCTCTCTTAGATATTATGTAGACGAAAATCATAAAATAGAGGTTCCATATACTGTTACCTATATTTCTAGCAACAAGGAAGAAATAGATAGGGTAGATGAAATAATAGAGAACTCACATCACAACGTTGAATTAAGGGAGAAAGCCAACTTCCTATTTGTTCCTGATTCAAAGATTGTAGTAGTAAAATTATCTACTTTTCAAAGGATACTAACAGACCTTAATGTTAAAGACAGAGATAGAATAATATCTAAAATTGGACTGTTAGAGGAAGAAGTAGCATATATAGAGAGACCTGGGGTATTTATGAATATCTTAGAAAAAAAAGATATAAAAGTAGGGGATAAGGCCTATAAAATAAAAGCTCGAACCAAGGTTCCTTTATTTGGCAGTGGAGTGCCTTTTCCTTGTGTTATTGTCAATGATGAAGAGTATGCAGTATTGAAGTTAAAATTTGAAGAGAAACAGTTTAATGGAATCATACTGGATAATCCTGAGAACACAAAGGATTTAACCTTTAAGTTAGCTGAAATATTACCTGAGGAATCAGGCTTGTATACCTACTTTATGGCTGGTGTTACATTTTATGATTTAGTAGGAATAGTATATTTCCTTGGAGCTTTTCTATTTCTGGTGTTTGTATTTGCCACAGGTAGCATAATCTACTTTAAGATATTAAGCGAATCCTTCAGAGATAAAGGCAAGTATGAAATACTTAAGAAAATAGGAACAACAGATTTTGAAATTAATGAATCCGTTTCAAAACAGGTAGGAATGTTTTTCCTATTGCCACTAATAGTAGGGATAATCCATAGCATAGTTGCCATTTCAGTATTAAGCGACCTTATGAAGTATAGCTTAACAATACCAACAGTCATAAGCATAATGGTGTTTATAATTGTATATGGCATATTCTATATATTTACAAGAAGAAAATATGTTAATGTAGTAGGAGGTCAGGCTTGA